One stretch of Pelmatolapia mariae isolate MD_Pm_ZW linkage group LG3_W, Pm_UMD_F_2, whole genome shotgun sequence DNA includes these proteins:
- the LOC134647048 gene encoding amidophosphoribosyltransferase-like gives MENQGQECAGIVTSNGASPPTYTTHKGMGLVSTAFPPEALTKLRYGNLCICHTRYSTTGISELQNCQPFVVDTLHGKIAVAHNGELVNAHALRKKVRRGLCLYYREVLPGEIVQISRHGVTSLSVVPRPEGGLPAFCIFEYVYFARPDSIFEGQMVYTVRQRCGWQLAAESPTDADVVSTVPESATPAALGYAQQSGLPYVEVLCKNRYVGRTFIQPNTRLRQIGVTKKFGALMDNFDGKRVVLIDDSIARGNTISPIIKLLKEAGAKEVHIRVASPPVRFPCYMGINIPTKEELIANKPEFEDIAGYIGADSVRYLTVEGLVSAVQEGIALHNEKDKINHKLNRKVGHCTACLTGKYPVELEW, from the exons ATGGAAAATCA GGGGCAGGAATGTGCTGGGATTGTCACAAGTAATGGAGCCAGTCCACCCACATACACAACACACAAG GGAATGGGATTAGTGAGCACGGCTTTTCCACCCGAGGCTCTCACCAAACTGCGCTATGGTAACCTCTGCATTTGCCACACACGCTATTCAACTACTGGGATCTCAGAGCTGCAGAACTGCCAGCCCTTTGTGGTGGATACACTGCATGGCAAGATAGCTGTAGCGCACAATGGAGAGCTGGTTAATGCCCATGCCCTGCGGAAAAAGGTGAGGAGGGGGCTCTGCTT GTATTACAGGGAGGTCTTGCCAGGAGAGATAGTCCAGATATCCAGACATGGTGTCACGTCTCTGAGTGTTGTGCCCCGGCCTGAGGGAGGCCTCCCAGCCTTCTGCATTTTTGAATATGTTTATTTTGCCAGACCGGACTCTATTTTCGAAG GGCAGATGGTTTATACTGTCAGACAGCGCTGTGGGTGGCAGTTGGCCGCCGAGTCTCCGACTGATGCAGACGTTGTCAGCACTGTGCCAGAGTCTGCCACCCCTGCTGCTCTGGGCTACGCTCAGCAG TCTGGTCTTCCATACGTTGAAGTTCTGTGTAAGAACCGATATGTTGGAAGAACCTTTATCCAGCCAAATACCCGCTTGAGGCAGATAGGAGTGACCAAGAAGTTTGGAGCACTGATGGACAACTTTGATGGGAAACGAGTGGTGCTCATTGATGACTCCATCGCCAGAGGCAACACAATTTCTCCCATTATTAAACTGCTGAAGGAAGCAGGTGCCAAAGAG GTGCACATCAGGGTGGCTTCTCCACCAGTCAGGTTCCCCTGCTACATGGGCATCAACATCCCAACCAAGGAGGAGCTCATCGCCAACAAGCCGGAGTTTGAGGACATTGCTGGTTATATTG GTGCTGACAGTGTCAGATATCTGACTGTGGAGGGCCTCGTATCTGCAGTCCAGGAGGGCATCGCTTTGCAtaatgaaaaggacaaaataaaCCACAAGCTCAACAGGAAAGTGGGCCACTGCACTGCCTGTCTGACTGGGAAATATCCAGTGGAGCTGGAGTGGTAA